From Kingella potus, a single genomic window includes:
- the petA gene encoding ubiquinol-cytochrome c reductase iron-sulfur subunit — MDNQEINQGRRRFLVLATAGAGGAAALGVATPFAASWFPSEKAKAAGAPVEIDISKIEAGQMLTAEWRGKPIWVVNRTDQQVKDLKSLDGMMADPNSEVDHQPENCKNGTRSIKPNVLVAIGICTHLGCSPTYRPDIAPADLGADWKGGFFCPCHGSKFDIAGRVYSGVPAPTNLVVPPHKYLNDTTILVGEES; from the coding sequence ATGGATAATCAAGAAATCAATCAAGGCCGCCGCCGCTTTCTCGTGCTGGCGACGGCAGGAGCGGGCGGCGCAGCCGCACTCGGCGTGGCAACGCCGTTCGCCGCCAGCTGGTTTCCCTCGGAAAAAGCCAAGGCTGCCGGTGCGCCCGTGGAAATCGACATCAGCAAAATCGAAGCGGGACAAATGCTTACCGCCGAATGGCGCGGCAAACCCATCTGGGTGGTCAACCGCACCGACCAGCAGGTCAAAGACCTGAAAAGTCTGGACGGCATGATGGCCGATCCCAATTCCGAAGTGGATCACCAGCCCGAAAACTGCAAAAACGGCACCCGCTCGATCAAACCCAACGTTCTGGTGGCCATCGGCATCTGCACCCATTTGGGCTGCTCGCCGACCTACCGCCCCGACATCGCCCCCGCCGATTTGGGCGCGGACTGGAAAGGCGGCTTCTTCTGCCCCTGCCACGGTTCCAAATTCGACATCGCCGGCCGTGTCTATTCCGGCGTTCCCGCACCGACCAATCTGGTTGTCCCCCCCCATAAATATCTGAACGACACCACCATCCTGGTCGGCGAAGAATCATAA
- a CDS encoding Nif3-like dinuclear metal center hexameric protein has translation MASCRDILAWCDDTLQTRLFKDYAPNGLQVEGVANVTKIAAAVTASRAAAEFAAEQGAELLLVHHGLFWKSEPPTITGWKKARIETLLRHGTNMAGYHLPLDAHPELGNNAQLAKLMGWQSEYTCGEQNLLHIGRPHSPQTAAGIAADLAQKLGREPTLAGLSDRPAARIAWCTGGAQGFFQTAIDEGAQIYITGEISEAQYHLARETGTTFISAGHHATERYGIRALAEAAGRAFGVEVCFLDEQNPA, from the coding sequence ATGGCCTCATGCCGCGACATCCTCGCCTGGTGCGACGACACCCTGCAAACCCGCCTCTTTAAAGACTACGCCCCCAACGGCCTGCAAGTAGAAGGCGTGGCAAACGTTACCAAAATCGCCGCCGCCGTTACCGCCAGCCGCGCCGCCGCCGAATTTGCCGCAGAACAGGGCGCGGAGCTGCTGCTCGTCCACCACGGCCTCTTCTGGAAAAGCGAGCCGCCCACCATCACCGGCTGGAAAAAAGCCCGCATCGAAACCCTGCTGCGCCACGGCACCAACATGGCCGGCTACCACCTGCCCCTGGACGCACACCCCGAGCTGGGCAACAACGCACAACTTGCCAAGCTGATGGGCTGGCAGAGCGAATACACCTGCGGCGAGCAAAACCTGCTGCACATAGGCCGTCCGCACAGCCCGCAGACCGCCGCAGGAATTGCAGCGGATTTGGCGCAAAAACTCGGACGCGAACCGACGCTGGCCGGACTGTCCGACCGCCCCGCCGCACGCATCGCCTGGTGTACCGGCGGAGCGCAGGGCTTTTTTCAGACGGCCATAGACGAAGGCGCGCAAATCTACATTACCGGCGAAATCTCCGAAGCCCAATACCACCTCGCCCGCGAAACCGGCACCACCTTCATCTCCGCCGGCCACCACGCCACCGAACGCTACGGCATCCGCGCGCTGGCCGAAGCCGCCGGCCGCGCGTTCGGTGTGGAGGTCTGCTTTCTCGACGAACAAAACCCTGCTTAA
- a CDS encoding M3 family metallopeptidase has translation MTDNPLLHLGDEPRFPDIRPEHIRPAMETAMAEARAELAQIKSEAAPSWANTVEPLTGLTERVGRIWGVTAHLNSVADTPDLRAQYNALMPEATAFFTEIGQDIELYNRFKTIKASPEYAGLSDAQKTKLEHDLRDFALAGAELPPEQQERLAALQTEAAQLGAKFSQNVLDATDAFALYFDDEGRLNGLDADEKAMFAAAAEAEGKSGWKIGLQIPHYLAVMKHADSRELRRQMHYAYLTRASELDNGGKFDNTALITRSLEIALEQARLLGFQNYAELSLATKMADSPQQVLDFVRDLARRAKPAGRKDLSELQDFARAELGLEQLEAWDIAYASEKLREAKYAFSESEVKRYFPAGKVLDGLFGQIGRLYGIRLKERKVPVWHEDVRYYELEKDGAFVGGVYMDLYAREGKRGGAWMNDYKGRRRFADGRLQTPAAYLVCNFTPPVGGREARLSHDEIITLFHETGHCLHHLLTEVDELGVSGINGVEWDAVELPSQFMENFAWEYETLRGMSAHEESSEALPEALYRKMLAAKNFQVGLFLARQTEFALFDMLIYSETDTGRLKDWPQVLENVRAEVAVIPQPAYNRFANSFGHIFAGGYSAGYYSYAWAEVLSADAYAAFEESGNHAATGARFLAEILSRGGSRGAAESFRAFRGREPNADALLRHLELTDGEAA, from the coding sequence ATGACCGACAACCCCCTGCTCCATCTGGGCGACGAGCCCCGTTTCCCCGACATCCGCCCCGAACACATCCGCCCTGCGATGGAAACCGCCATGGCCGAAGCCCGCGCCGAACTGGCGCAAATCAAGTCCGAAGCCGCACCGTCATGGGCAAACACCGTCGAACCGCTCACCGGCCTGACCGAGCGCGTCGGCCGCATCTGGGGCGTAACCGCCCACCTCAATTCCGTCGCCGACACGCCCGATCTGCGCGCCCAATACAACGCCCTGATGCCCGAAGCCACCGCCTTCTTCACCGAAATCGGCCAAGACATCGAACTCTACAACCGCTTCAAAACCATCAAAGCCTCGCCCGAATACGCCGGCCTGTCCGACGCGCAGAAAACCAAGCTGGAACACGACCTGCGCGATTTCGCACTCGCCGGCGCGGAGCTTCCGCCCGAGCAGCAGGAACGCCTGGCCGCGCTGCAAACCGAAGCGGCGCAGCTTGGCGCGAAGTTTTCGCAAAACGTGCTCGATGCCACCGACGCGTTCGCCCTGTATTTCGATGACGAAGGCCGTCTGAACGGCCTCGATGCCGACGAAAAAGCCATGTTTGCCGCCGCCGCAGAGGCCGAAGGCAAAAGCGGCTGGAAAATCGGCCTGCAAATCCCGCACTATCTGGCCGTCATGAAACACGCCGACAGCCGCGAACTGCGCCGGCAGATGCACTACGCCTACCTAACCCGCGCCAGCGAACTGGACAACGGCGGCAAATTCGACAACACCGCCCTCATCACCCGCAGCCTCGAAATCGCGCTGGAACAAGCCCGCCTGCTCGGTTTCCAAAACTACGCCGAACTGTCGCTGGCCACCAAAATGGCCGACTCGCCGCAACAGGTGCTGGATTTCGTCCGCGACCTCGCCCGCCGCGCCAAGCCCGCAGGCAGAAAAGATCTGTCCGAGCTGCAAGACTTCGCCCGCGCCGAACTGGGCTTGGAGCAGCTCGAAGCCTGGGACATCGCCTACGCCTCGGAAAAACTGCGCGAAGCCAAATACGCCTTCTCCGAAAGCGAAGTCAAACGCTACTTCCCCGCCGGAAAAGTGCTCGACGGCCTGTTCGGCCAAATCGGCCGCCTCTACGGCATCCGCCTCAAAGAACGCAAAGTCCCCGTATGGCACGAAGACGTGCGCTACTACGAACTGGAAAAAGACGGCGCATTCGTCGGCGGCGTGTACATGGATCTGTACGCCCGCGAAGGCAAACGCGGCGGCGCGTGGATGAACGACTACAAAGGCCGCCGCCGCTTCGCCGACGGCCGCCTGCAAACCCCCGCCGCCTACCTCGTCTGCAACTTCACCCCGCCCGTAGGCGGCAGGGAAGCCCGCCTGAGCCACGACGAAATCATCACCCTCTTCCACGAAACCGGCCACTGCCTGCACCACCTGCTGACCGAAGTGGACGAACTGGGCGTGTCCGGCATCAATGGCGTGGAATGGGACGCAGTGGAGCTACCCAGCCAGTTTATGGAAAACTTCGCCTGGGAATACGAAACCCTGCGCGGAATGTCCGCCCACGAAGAAAGCAGCGAAGCCCTGCCCGAAGCGTTGTACCGCAAAATGCTCGCAGCCAAAAACTTCCAAGTCGGCCTCTTCCTCGCCCGCCAAACCGAATTCGCCCTGTTCGATATGCTGATATACAGCGAAACCGATACAGGCCGTCTGAAAGACTGGCCGCAGGTGCTGGAAAACGTACGCGCCGAAGTCGCCGTCATCCCGCAGCCCGCCTACAACCGCTTTGCCAACAGCTTCGGCCACATCTTCGCCGGCGGCTACTCCGCAGGCTATTACAGCTACGCCTGGGCCGAAGTATTGAGCGCGGATGCCTACGCCGCCTTTGAAGAAAGCGGCAACCACGCCGCCACCGGAGCGCGTTTCCTCGCCGAAATCCTCTCGCGCGGCGGCTCGCGCGGCGCGGCAGAATCCTTCCGCGCCTTCCGCGGCCGCGAACCCAATGCCGACGCGCTGCTGCGCCACCTGGAGCTGACAGACGGCGAAGCCGCATAA
- the rmuC gene encoding DNA recombination protein RmuC produces MIPELLPTAAALAAVLIAAALAALITRLVCQNSHQTRAAERERLHQSELAEAAYRLTALEERHARLMADHRRAEENLAAQTARSDGLGGRLNAAETELAAAKVHVRRLPSLQAELDQARAEAARLHDRIGELGNQAAAAESQIRHLAAQTEETGRLKTAFSDLQQQLADSRVQNERLATQIATERQAHEEKLALLDEARDALGSRFQHLANQILEEKSRRFSEQNREQLGLLLNPLNEKLGGFSQLVQATYEKEAKERLTLENELKRLQQLNSRLHDDAAALTRALTGSRSKSQGDWGEMILESVLEHSGLQKGREYTVQAASVQTQDDGSTRRLRPDVLVNLPDGKQIVIDSKVSLTGYVRHTQAQSEEEARAALADHIQSVRRHVAELAAKKYSEIDGLDTLDFVFMFIPVEPAYLLALQHDGSLFQECFDKRIMLAGPSTLLATLRTVANIWRNEQQNRNALAIAEEGGRLYDKFAGFVESLQSVGKNLEQAQTAYQKAFGQLKDGRGNLIGRAQKLHRLGVKAGKQIDRKLAEEAAENEETAALIAAGKTEEAEE; encoded by the coding sequence ATGATTCCCGAACTCCTCCCCACCGCCGCCGCCCTCGCCGCCGTCCTCATTGCCGCCGCCCTCGCCGCCCTCATCACCCGCCTCGTCTGCCAAAACAGCCACCAGACCCGCGCGGCCGAACGCGAACGGCTCCACCAAAGCGAACTGGCCGAAGCCGCATACCGCCTCACCGCCCTCGAAGAACGGCACGCACGCCTGATGGCCGACCACCGCCGCGCCGAAGAAAACCTCGCCGCGCAAACCGCCCGTTCAGACGGCCTCGGAGGCCGTCTGAACGCCGCCGAAACCGAACTGGCCGCCGCCAAAGTCCACGTCCGCCGCCTGCCCTCCCTGCAAGCCGAACTCGACCAGGCCCGCGCCGAAGCCGCCCGCCTGCACGACCGCATCGGCGAGCTCGGCAACCAGGCCGCCGCCGCCGAAAGCCAAATCCGCCACCTCGCCGCGCAAACGGAAGAAACAGGCCGTCTGAAAACCGCCTTTTCCGATCTGCAACAGCAGCTTGCCGACAGCCGCGTGCAAAACGAACGCCTCGCCACCCAAATCGCAACAGAGCGGCAGGCGCACGAAGAAAAACTCGCCCTGCTCGACGAAGCCCGCGACGCGCTCGGCAGCCGCTTCCAACACCTCGCCAACCAAATCCTCGAAGAAAAAAGCCGCCGTTTCAGCGAACAAAACCGCGAACAGCTCGGCCTGCTGCTCAACCCCCTCAACGAAAAACTCGGCGGCTTCTCCCAACTGGTGCAGGCCACCTACGAAAAAGAAGCCAAAGAACGCCTCACCCTCGAAAACGAACTCAAACGCCTGCAACAGCTCAACAGCCGCCTGCACGACGATGCCGCCGCCCTCACCCGCGCCCTCACCGGCAGCCGCAGCAAAAGCCAGGGCGACTGGGGCGAGATGATTCTGGAAAGCGTGCTCGAACACTCCGGCCTGCAAAAAGGGCGCGAATACACCGTCCAGGCCGCCTCCGTGCAAACGCAGGACGACGGCAGCACCCGCCGCCTGCGCCCCGACGTACTCGTCAACCTGCCCGACGGCAAGCAAATCGTCATCGACAGCAAAGTCTCGCTCACCGGCTACGTGCGCCACACCCAGGCGCAAAGCGAAGAAGAAGCCCGCGCCGCCCTTGCCGACCACATCCAGTCCGTGCGCCGCCACGTTGCCGAACTGGCTGCCAAAAAATACAGCGAGATAGACGGCCTCGACACCCTCGATTTCGTCTTCATGTTCATCCCCGTCGAGCCGGCCTACCTGCTCGCCCTGCAACACGACGGCAGCCTGTTTCAGGAATGCTTCGACAAACGCATCATGCTCGCCGGCCCCTCCACCCTCCTGGCCACCCTGCGCACCGTTGCCAACATCTGGCGCAACGAACAGCAAAACCGCAACGCGCTGGCCATCGCCGAAGAAGGCGGCCGCCTCTACGACAAATTCGCCGGCTTCGTCGAAAGCCTGCAAAGCGTCGGCAAAAACCTCGAACAGGCGCAAACCGCCTACCAAAAAGCCTTCGGCCAGCTCAAAGACGGACGCGGCAACCTCATCGGCCGCGCCCAAAAGCTGCACCGGCTCGGCGTGAAAGCCGGCAAACAAATCGACCGCAAACTCGCGGAAGAAGCCGCAGAAAACGAAGAAACCGCCGCCCTGATTGCCGCCGGCAAAACGGAAGAGGCGGAAGAATAA
- the rsgA gene encoding ribosome small subunit-dependent GTPase A, protein MTDTARITASYGRRYTVRTADGRSYDATTRKKRVDYACGDFVHIQIQNAEQAVITGYLPRTSLLYRQDAWRTKLIAANTGQMFVVTAAVPSPNEILLQRALLAAEAAGIAAFVVLNKTDLPESASLRGKLAFYAALGYPVIETCAAENAAALLPAMRGHTNIFLGQSGMGKSTLTNALLGRDAARTGGISAALDSGRHTTTHAQLYDLGSDTFLIDSPGLQEFGLHHLDPAALLHHFPDLRHLAGQCRFHNCTHRREPGCAVKQAAESGTVSPQRTAFLQRITDELAAARRQAV, encoded by the coding sequence ATGACCGACACCGCCCGCATCACCGCCAGCTACGGCCGCCGCTACACCGTCCGCACCGCCGACGGCCGCAGCTACGATGCCACCACCCGCAAAAAGCGCGTCGACTACGCCTGCGGCGACTTCGTACACATCCAAATACAAAACGCCGAACAGGCCGTCATCACCGGCTACCTCCCCCGCACAAGCCTGCTTTACCGCCAAGACGCATGGCGCACCAAACTCATCGCCGCCAACACCGGCCAAATGTTCGTCGTAACCGCCGCCGTCCCCAGCCCGAACGAAATCCTGCTGCAACGCGCCCTCTTGGCCGCCGAAGCCGCCGGCATCGCCGCCTTTGTCGTCCTCAACAAAACCGACCTGCCCGAAAGCGCGTCCCTGCGCGGAAAACTCGCCTTCTATGCCGCGCTCGGCTACCCCGTCATCGAAACCTGCGCCGCCGAAAACGCCGCCGCCCTGCTGCCCGCCATGCGCGGACACACCAACATCTTCCTCGGCCAGTCCGGCATGGGCAAATCCACCCTCACCAACGCCCTGCTCGGCCGCGATGCCGCCCGCACCGGCGGCATCTCCGCCGCCCTCGACTCCGGCCGCCACACCACCACCCACGCCCAACTCTACGACCTCGGCAGCGACACCTTCCTCATCGACTCCCCCGGCTTGCAGGAATTCGGCCTCCACCACCTCGACCCCGCCGCCCTCCTGCACCACTTCCCCGACCTGCGCCACCTCGCCGGACAATGCCGCTTCCACAACTGCACCCACCGCCGCGAACCCGGCTGCGCCGTCAAACAGGCCGCCGAAAGCGGCACCGTCTCCCCGCAGCGCACCGCCTTCCTGCAACGCATCACCGACGAACTGGCCGCCGCCCGCAGACAGGCCGTCTGA